Proteins from a single region of Bombus pascuorum chromosome 5, iyBomPasc1.1, whole genome shotgun sequence:
- the LOC132906639 gene encoding uncharacterized protein LOC132906639 translates to MILESIFSCTNLTLTCGSSIYILIRYSYAQYSKLLTHVACACASIAMIGSRSFIVLMYKLFFKDYTFDPFMMQLEEERNKERFNVIDEIFRTLSMAGLIYSLYSCHGYYALGVCVVTSLSILDLFKLYRIKKKQTEEMEMSRFYDNSSETKATYESRLNIFNWVILGGSFAYTVGNNYAVVANYPLLLANWALSPEGFYQGWTMRRTINDYLMATYVMCMTEALRQAGTS, encoded by the exons ATGATATTGGAGTCCATTTTTTCGTGCACGAATCTAACGCTAACATGTGGTTCGTCAATTTACATCTTGATAAGATACTCTTACGCTCAGTATTCGAAATTATTAACACATGTTGCGTGTGCCTGTGCCAGTATCGCTATGATTGGTTCTCGATCATTCATCGTTCTTATGTACAAACTTTTCTTTAAGGATTATA cGTTCGATCCGTTTATGATGCAGCTGGAGGAAGAAAGGAACAAAGAACGATTCAATGTTATAGACGAGATCTTTCGAACCTTGAGCATGGCCGGCttaatttattctttgtaCTCCTGTCATGGATATTACGCGCTCGGTGTCTGTGTTGTAACTAGCTTATCAATTTTAGACTTGTTCAAACTGTAcagaataaagaagaaacagacAGAG GAAATGGAAATGTCGCGTTTCTACGATAATTCAAGTGAAACGAAAGCAACCTATGAATCAAGGCTTAACATATTCAATTGGGTAATTCTTGGTGGAAGTTTCGC GTATACGGTGGGTAATAATTACGCTGTAGTAGCAAATTATCCTCTGCTCCTGGCGAATTGGGCGCTATCTCCGGAAGGATTTTATCAAGGATGGACCATGCGACGTACCATTAACGATTACTTGATGGCGACTTACGTCATGTGCATGACGGAAGCTTTACGACAAGCTGGCACGTcataa